In Dehalococcoidia bacterium, the following proteins share a genomic window:
- a CDS encoding DUF3786 domain-containing protein: protein MSLDDAYENALRDMARLRPNVAAATSGCSFDEGRFTVPFFHRSFSVHFPEIKVSEVGSDTPRPPWLDILLMHYLVNADGTPVSGTWIAYRNLPGAHLFEQRFNNMAIRPLLDSFGNDADGFRQAALAIGGKPMTRTGDAAFRFLALPKIPVGCILYLGDDEVSPSISILFDAVAPHYLPTEDLSYLGLSLVIELRGHKT from the coding sequence ATGAGCCTGGATGACGCTTACGAGAATGCGCTAAGAGACATGGCACGGCTCAGACCAAACGTTGCTGCCGCTACCAGCGGGTGCAGCTTCGATGAGGGCCGCTTCACCGTGCCCTTCTTCCACCGCTCCTTCTCCGTCCACTTCCCCGAGATTAAGGTGTCCGAGGTGGGAAGCGATACCCCACGCCCCCCTTGGCTCGACATACTTCTAATGCATTACCTGGTGAATGCCGATGGCACGCCCGTATCTGGCACGTGGATTGCCTATCGTAATCTCCCCGGTGCCCACCTATTCGAGCAAAGGTTCAACAACATGGCGATACGACCCCTGCTGGATAGCTTCGGCAACGATGCTGACGGGTTTCGCCAGGCAGCCCTGGCCATCGGTGGAAAGCCAATGACCCGCACCGGCGATGCCGCCTTCCGTTTTTTGGCGCTGCCCAAAATTCCTGTGGGGTGTATCCTGTATCTCGGCGATGATGAGGTATCCCCCTCCATCAGTATACTCTTCGATGCCGTTGCCCCCCACTATCTGCCCACCGAGGACCTTTCCTATCTGGGCCTCTCCCTGGTCATAGAATTACGCGGCCATAAAACATAG
- a CDS encoding 4Fe-4S binding protein, which translates to MCDWCEKYGDGYDRWYFNPANYARRLYKIRREEAEASGAEANPQSAGGMAVVGHEFLEARDRGDTAEVERMKQQVEGALWLTHFGQVITLEEALKITDIMYPICLITCACRRSMEGLPDEENFTCMGMGPGMYKWERWPDTYRGGVHFLTPDEAKEVLNKLDERGLVHSIYTFGTPYLGGLCNCDYPDCAAIRTVVDLDVKILWKGHYVATIDPELCNGCASCVHRCQFKALSFIPSRNKAYIDQFQCFGCGLCATECDQDAITLVERTSLPALANVW; encoded by the coding sequence ATGTGTGATTGGTGTGAGAAGTATGGTGATGGGTATGACAGGTGGTACTTCAACCCCGCCAACTACGCGAGGAGGCTCTACAAGATTAGAAGGGAGGAGGCCGAGGCATCAGGGGCGGAGGCCAACCCCCAGTCCGCTGGGGGAATGGCAGTGGTGGGCCACGAGTTCCTGGAGGCCAGGGACAGGGGGGACACCGCGGAGGTGGAGCGGATGAAGCAGCAGGTAGAGGGTGCTTTGTGGCTTACCCACTTCGGGCAGGTTATAACCCTGGAGGAGGCGCTCAAGATCACCGACATCATGTATCCCATTTGCCTTATAACCTGTGCCTGCCGCCGCTCCATGGAGGGTCTCCCCGACGAGGAGAACTTCACCTGCATGGGCATGGGGCCAGGCATGTACAAGTGGGAGCGCTGGCCCGATACCTATAGGGGAGGGGTCCACTTCCTCACCCCCGATGAGGCAAAGGAGGTTCTAAACAAGCTGGACGAGAGGGGGCTGGTGCACTCCATATACACCTTTGGTACCCCCTATCTCGGCGGCCTTTGCAACTGTGACTACCCCGATTGTGCCGCCATCAGGACGGTGGTCGATCTCGATGTTAAGATCCTGTGGAAAGGGCACTACGTGGCCACGATCGACCCCGAGCTGTGCAATGGCTGCGCCTCCTGCGTGCACCGCTGCCAGTTCAAGGCGCTCAGCTTCATCCCCAGCAGGAACAAGGCCTACATCGACCAGTTCCAGTGCTTCGGCTGCGGTCTTTGCGCCACCGAGTGTGACCAGGATGCGATCACCCTGGTGGAGCGGACCAGCCTACCCGCACTGGCAAACGTATGGTAA
- a CDS encoding 4Fe-4S dicluster domain-containing protein yields MLPTVTVDDEKCKEPASCRKCLLICPTHILGLGTDVGAQKFREIDPSHFIVRPVRLDKCSGCMDCVQVCPQNAIQVSFSGGDAR; encoded by the coding sequence ATGCTGCCAACAGTAACCGTTGACGACGAAAAGTGTAAAGAGCCCGCCTCATGCCGCAAGTGCCTGCTTATCTGCCCCACCCATATCCTGGGACTGGGCACCGATGTAGGGGCACAGAAGTTCCGCGAGATAGACCCCAGCCACTTCATCGTGAGGCCGGTACGCCTCGACAAGTGTAGCGGCTGCATGGATTGTGTCCAGGTTTGCCCCCAGAATGCCATCCAGGTGAGCTTCAGCGGAGGTGATGCCAGATGA